The following are encoded together in the Parabacteroides chongii genome:
- a CDS encoding SusD/RagB family nutrient-binding outer membrane lipoprotein, translating into MKHLIYSLLLGTAVAFSSCESKLDDKHDNPDGFTTAEIEYLFTKGALKTIEIDYADTWNYNFRLIGNYIQTTARQAGKDRVNLYQNIQDDKARWENYYVTRMSTLTEIDKMYATLSPDEQAKYQIFVEAGKVLKAYNTAIATDFFGNMPYTEAFTARNVVYGGSVIFKPKYDTQKDIYYSILEDLKSAAAYFKTATTSNTFKQQDIIYKGNCDGWYKFANSLRLRYAMRISNVDPDKAKQVLAELSLDQLITKNADNTYIMVDNQSTAPDGIWRAMRESHSKAHSYYMYPPEFTVNLLKEATDPRLVVFYQPATDDEGDVYEDSKEIIGYPSSADKAIALVNGPNGTELFKIYGCLNTVTFRKNYQLPVGIGMTAAEVYFCLAEAAQRGLFSGNAEEFYNKGVILSIQNYYEYYKNSDAEKGKDMDIANRDVSDGTLGSWLATSTFKFNPAKALEQIATQKWLHLGFLQIYENWAEYRRTDLPVFDDDRENGVLLNKENAPVRFLYPSKEASMNTENYNAQSEYNKIGARLWWDVK; encoded by the coding sequence ATGAAACATTTAATATATAGCCTGCTTTTAGGTACTGCCGTAGCCTTCTCTTCCTGTGAAAGCAAACTGGATGACAAGCATGATAATCCGGATGGATTTACCACGGCAGAGATCGAATACCTTTTTACCAAAGGTGCATTAAAAACGATCGAAATCGATTACGCCGATACCTGGAATTATAACTTTCGCCTGATCGGAAACTATATCCAGACAACTGCTCGCCAGGCAGGAAAAGACCGTGTCAACCTGTACCAGAATATCCAGGACGATAAGGCACGTTGGGAAAATTATTATGTAACACGTATGAGCACTCTGACCGAGATAGATAAAATGTATGCTACTCTGTCACCGGATGAACAAGCTAAATATCAGATTTTTGTCGAAGCCGGTAAGGTTCTGAAAGCATACAACACGGCTATCGCCACCGACTTTTTCGGAAATATGCCTTACACGGAAGCTTTCACTGCACGTAATGTAGTCTATGGCGGAAGCGTAATCTTCAAACCGAAATACGATACTCAGAAAGATATTTACTATTCTATCCTGGAAGATCTGAAATCTGCAGCTGCTTATTTCAAGACAGCTACTACCAGCAATACGTTCAAGCAGCAGGATATTATCTACAAGGGTAACTGCGACGGCTGGTACAAGTTTGCCAACTCACTGCGCCTGCGCTACGCCATGCGTATTTCAAATGTCGATCCTGATAAAGCGAAACAGGTATTGGCAGAGCTTTCACTGGATCAGCTGATCACCAAAAACGCTGATAATACTTATATCATGGTTGACAACCAGAGTACTGCACCTGACGGTATCTGGCGCGCCATGAGAGAGAGTCATTCGAAAGCTCACAGCTATTACATGTATCCACCGGAATTTACCGTCAACTTATTGAAAGAAGCCACCGACCCACGTTTGGTAGTATTCTATCAGCCGGCAACGGATGACGAAGGGGATGTTTATGAAGACAGCAAAGAGATCATCGGTTATCCTTCGTCGGCAGATAAAGCCATCGCTTTGGTGAACGGTCCGAACGGAACAGAGCTTTTCAAGATCTACGGATGTCTGAATACGGTTACTTTCCGTAAGAACTATCAGTTGCCGGTAGGTATCGGCATGACGGCTGCCGAAGTTTATTTCTGCCTGGCAGAAGCTGCACAACGCGGTTTATTCAGCGGAAACGCTGAAGAGTTCTATAACAAAGGGGTTATCTTATCTATTCAGAACTACTACGAATATTATAAGAACAGCGATGCGGAAAAGGGTAAAGATATGGACATTGCCAACAGAGACGTATCCGACGGTACTTTGGGTAGCTGGCTGGCGACTTCAACATTCAAATTCAACCCGGCAAAGGCTTTGGAACAGATCGCAACCCAGAAATGGCTGCACCTCGGCTTCCTGCAGATCTACGAAAACTGGGCTGAATACCGTCGTACGGATTTGCCTGTTTTCGATGACGACCGTGAAAACGGTGTTCTATTGAACAAAGAGAATGCCCCGGTACGCTTTTTATATCCTTCAAAAGAAGCATCCATGAACACGGAAAACTACAACGCACAATCGGAATACAATAAGATTGGTGCTCGTTTGTGGTGGGATGTAAAATAA